The proteins below are encoded in one region of Silene latifolia isolate original U9 population chromosome 2, ASM4854445v1, whole genome shotgun sequence:
- the LOC141643847 gene encoding glyoxylase I 4-like, whose translation MGSLGYGEIEEETMWVSSVVDDCVSVNSGALPLLSLNHVSYVCKSLADSVRFYVDVLGFGLIKRPSSFQFEGAWLFNYGIGIHLLESNNHQRRTSKINPKENHISFQCSDMNLVIKKLEVMGIEYVTAQVEEGGIKVDQLFFHDPDGYMVEICNCDNIPILPLSSCPLKIPKATTPTPKTMYANANHGSSEVHCSSEVLESQMMESLMMGIINIGF comes from the exons ATGGGGAGTTTAGGATATGGAGAAATTGAAGAGGAGACAATGTGGGTTAGTAGTGTTGTCGATGATTGTGTTTCAGTGAATTCAGGAGCATTGCCTCTTCTTTCATTGAATCATGTATCGTATGTGTGTAAATCTTTGGCTGATTCCGTTAGATTCTATGTCGATGTTTTGGGCTTTGGTCTTATTAAACGTCCCTCGTCCTTCCAATTTGAAGGAGCCTG GTTATTCAACTATGGAATCGGAATTCATCTATTAGAGTCTAATAACCATCAAAGGAGGACAAGCAAAATCAATCCAAAGGAGAACCACATTTCTTTCCAATGCTCGGACATGAATCTCGTGATCAAGAAGTTGGAGGTAATGGGAATCGAATATGTGACCGCGCAAGTAGAAGAAGGCGGTATCAAGGTTGATCAATTGTTTTTCCATGACCCAGATGGTTACATGGTTGAAATATGTAACTGTGATAATATACCTATTCTTCCCCTGTCTTCTTGTCCTCTTAAGATTCCGAAAGCTACGACACCAACACCGAAGACGATGTATGCTAATGCTAACCATGGTTCTTCAGAGGTTCATTGTTCAAGTGAAGTATTAGAATCACAAATGATGGAAAGCTTGATGATGGGTATCATCAACATTGGGTTTTAG